One segment of Setaria viridis chromosome 4, Setaria_viridis_v4.0, whole genome shotgun sequence DNA contains the following:
- the LOC117851758 gene encoding leucine-rich repeat receptor-like serine/threonine/tyrosine-protein kinase SOBIR1 — protein MAMASAASRTLGKPLLVLVFLATLLLVLVSAVECYDGRHAVTHPAMARRSRLGMGTRHVHHRRTATPHRYVLAEKSNATGSGAKNRSSPATSNATSPTQAPARPAVPSKHHRSHKHRVRNWIIGFVVGSLAGVISGLVLSVLFRLTLNCIRGRYRSRSGVTIFTPKLIRRAEHLAFLEKEDGLASLAVIGRGGCGEVYKAQLPVEREGVEPRFIAIKKIKKQNSDTPNNLSDEESRQLDKWSRQIQSEIRTVGHIRHRNLLPLAAHVPRPDCHYLVYEYMKNGSLHHALKADGSGSGVAGLSWPARLRVAVGVAAGLEYLHVSHVPQIIHRDLKPANILLDDDLEPRIADFGLAKAMPDAQTHVTSSHVAGTLGYIAPEYHQTFKFTAKCDVYSFGVILAVLATGKEPSDPFFTQTDEVVGLVKWLRRVMLAGKHAEAIDPAIAGAQNEESIVLVLRIAVFCTADEPKERPSAKEVRCMLSQIKIHQDWN, from the coding sequence ATGGCCATGGCGTCAGCGGCGAGCAGAACGCTGGGCAAgcccctcctcgtcctcgtcttcctcgccacgctgctcctcgtcctcgtctccGCCGTGGAGTGCTACGACGGCCGCCATGCCGTCACGCACCCGGCCATGGCGCGGCGCTCCCGCCTTGGGATGGGGACGCGTCACGTGCACCACCGCCGGACCGCGACGCCGCACCGATACGTCCTGGCGGAGAAGAGCAACGCGACCGGCAGCGGTGCCAAGAAccgcagctcgccggcgacgtccAACGCCACCTCGCCGACGCAGGCGCCGGCGCGTCCGGCCGTGCCGAGCAAGCACCACCGCAGCCACAAGCACCGCGTCCGCAACTGGATCATCGGCTTCGTCGTTGGCTCCCTCGCCGGCGTCATATCGGGCCTGGTCCTCTCCGTGCTGTTCCGGCTGACCCTCAACTGCATCCGCGGCCGGTACCGGTCGCGGTCCGGCGTCACGATCTTCACCCCGAAGTTGATCAGGCGCGCCGAGCACCTGGCGTTCCTGGAGAAGGAGGACGGGCTGGCGTCGCTGGCCGTGATCgggcgcggcggctgcggcgaggTGTACAAGGCGCAGCTCCCCGTGGAGCGCGAGGGGGTGGAACCCCGGTTCATCGCCATCAAGAAGATCAAGAAGCAGAACAGCGACACCCCCAACAACCTGAGCGACGAGGAGAGCCGGCAGCTGGACAAGTGGTCCCGTCAGATCCAGTCGGAGATCCGCACCGTCGGCCACATCCGCCACCGCAACCTGCTGCCGCTGGCGGCGCACGTCCCCCGCCCTGACTGCCACTACCTCGTCTACGAGTACATGAAGAACGGCAGCCTGCACCACGCGCTCAAAGccgacggcagcggcagcggcgtcgCCGGGCTCTCGTGGCCCGCGCGGCTCCGCGTGGCGGTGGGCGTTGCGGCGGGGCTCGAGTACCTGCACGTCTCCCACGTCCCGCAGATCATCCACCGGGACCTCAAGCCCgccaacatcctcctcgacgacgACCTGGAGCCGCGCATCGCTGACTTCGGTCTGGCCAAGGCGATGCCCGACGCGCAGACGCACGTCACGTCGTCCCATGTCGCCGGCACGCTGGGGTACATCGCGCCCGAGTACCACCAGACGTTCAAGTTCACGGCCAAgtgcgacgtgtacagcttcggggtGATCCTGGCCGTGCTGGCGACGGGGAAGGAGCCGTCGGACCCGTTCTTCACGCAGACCGACGAGGTGGTCGGGCTGGTCAAGTGGCTGCGGCGAGTGATGCTGGCCGGGAAGCACGCCGAGGCCATCGACCCGGCCATTGCCGGCGCCCAGAACGAGGAGTCAATCGTGCTGGTGCTGCGCATCGCCGTGTTCTGCACCGCCGACGAGCCTAAGGAGCGGCCCAGCGCCAAGGAAGTCCGCTGCATGCTGTCGCAGATCAAGATTCATCAGGATTGGAACTAG